The sequence GGACACAAACTGGGACTTAAAGCTTACAATGGTCCACGTTTGGCACACCAACAGAACTAAAGCACCTGTTTTAATTGCTCATCGAGGAAATTTTTCcagaagacaataaaaaaagtaGTAGAACAAAGACTAGGTTATACAATGCTCAGTTGAGTAAAAAAGGCAACTATGTTTCACCTCTGCTTCTAACAGTCTAGGTCACTGTACCAGTGATGAAAAAATAACTGCTCGAGCAGACCAGACACACATTCAGCATTAACTGCAGAACCAGGAGTGTGTTATAGCCCTAATGCCACGGCTTCCCCGGGCCAAAGCTGGGTACACTTCAGCCACCGCCCAGGAAGCTGGGTTTGGACACCTCTGTTGCCAAGGGTCGGTCATTACAGACGTTAACGAACTATTCAGAGTTACAGTAGAAATGGAAGTCACCTTTAGAAGCAGTCATTTCTGAACAAGTGAATCCAAAAGAGGTTACTCAAGACTCATGCATTCAGCTTCCACAAGCCACTTAAGTGATAGCGATGAGGCCAATTTGTGAGGATGATTTCAACTCCAGAGTGTAATTCCTcatcagaaacacaaaaaggtGCAGTTCGAGCTAACAAAGGGAAGTTAAGTGAGGAAAGACGCTGTGTTTATTCAAATAACTGAAAGGTGCATCTGTGAATCAAACAGTGACTGGCAATTCAGAACACAACTTTGCTAAGTCTggtaaagagagaaaagcaacatACTACATTCAGAAcagaagccacagcttctgcatGAACAGATTTGTGCATCTAAGAGAACAAAATCCATAGAAATTGCTAAATGCCAATTGTTACAGTAATTCTCATCACTAGAGCGACAACATCCATACTGCATGGCCACAAGTATACAGCATAGAGATAATGGAAGTGAGACAATTTTTCCCCTGGCTCTTCTGCTcgaaaataaatttgtttaaaaacagaaagaaaaccctGCACAAATCTGTTAAGAATTTACTTACAAGTCAAACTGTGCAAATACAAATGTAAGATTGTGCTGTAACAGGCAGTAAGAGGCCAATATGGATGTGCAAAGTTAAAAGAAACATAGCAGCTTTTGCAACAGgcaataaaacagaaagtaaaaaaggaaaacaggttaACTCTTGCATTTGTGTCTCCACTTCATAGCTTCCATATCTGAGAAAGAAAGCCTGACAGGTCAATAGGCTTAGTGAGCAAAATCCACTTGGTATTTTGTGTATCGCAGTCTACGTTCAATGgagctctcagcagcagcttggTGGTATTATTTCTGAGGCTTTGTGACCCTGTGCTttcaaagaagcagaaaaggttCTAAGTGTGCTGCAGTCTATCATTAGAAGTTCATCAAAGTAGCGTGCATCGAAAGAAGCTGCTCTTCTTAGATcgattttctgttatttttactgGCCCACCTGCCCCCGATGAACTGTTGTcattctgaaagagaaaagaacacCAACATCATAAAATGTAGAAAACAATATGTCCAGCTTTCCTATTTTCCCTCCCCACTTCCCCCCCTTGCAAGGCAATAAGCAGAGCAGAGGGTTGTTGCAACTTGAGCTCCTCAGTCACACAGACTCTGTCACTCACTGGATAAAACTGTCTAttgtaaaaataacatttcccTAACAATCCAGAGCTCAAGTATTAGCTACAGAAGAGACTGTGTAACAAAGCAAGGATCCCACTACTCCATTTCAGAACACATCAGTTCCAGGCTGCCCGACGTTAATGCTCATGTAAAACAAGGACCAGTTCTGCACTGATGTGTAATACAGTGTGAGAAATCACTGTTTGCTCAGATTTGATCTAGCAACTACTGTAATCCCCAGGAGATTTTGGCAGGGCTGCTACTCAGCCAGCTATTAGAGCTGTGCTCTCAGTGGATGTAGTTTGTATGCTAATTGGAAATACAAACCATTTTTCTGTTGAGCTTTGTCATAATGTCCCGTGCAAGTGTGAAAAACGCCTGGTGAGGagtggaaataaagaaaaaacaaacaagagttAGTCCCAAGATACATTAAAGACATGGTAGATTTGGAACAACCAGACATATGAACAGTACAGTGTTCTGCAGGCCACTAATGGCACTTAAAGCTGCAAGACACTCTCTATACAATATCTGCAAACTTAAAACCTCAATAAACAtgcttgagaagaaaaaaactttctATTATGAGACTAAATTCTACCAATCTTTGAAGCAATTGAACAGACTTTCCCTTTGCATACCtctggagggggaaagaaaaatcagctgAAGAGAAGGCTGCACATACCAACACTCTTTCTATTCCCCCCCAGCTTAACTGTGCATCACAACTAGAAACACAGAGAGGTTTGAGGATGGATGCCTGGGAATTCCCAGTAAGGTCACCTTGTGTCTGTCCTCCAAAACCTTTGCTCCTGGGCTATCTCTAAGGTTATTTAAGCTTCCAATacactgttatttaaaaaaccctcaaaacaccccccccccccataaaTAATGACTCTGGCAAATCTCAGCATCCCAGATTTCAAACTATGAAGGAGCAAAATATCTTCTGTAGCAGAATAATTCTACAGTTCTCCagaagcagggaaaagcaaGACATAAGGGTATCTGGAGACTTTCACAATCCAAGGACAGTTCCAGAATGTAAAGAGTGTAATCACTTCCCCTCTCATTGTGTTCAGAACATATCCAAAGAGAGACACTCATTTAATGCAAATAACtcacaataaataaattaataaattcatttCTGACCTCTGAACATCACAATTGCATAATTTCCCACAAATGAAGCATTTGGTGGAAAGTAGACTAAATCATCAGTGATTGCCAAATGCCTACACCAGctacattttttaatgcttttttcaCTATTCATGcgacaatttaaaaaaatattcaggcaGCCAAATCATTTGGAGTAAACACAAACCACTGCTGTGCATTTAATGACCTGCAGGAGCTCAAATGAAACTGCAGGTGTGTCATGAAAGGCCAAGTTGACCCTCCAGAGGAACTCAAGCAGAAGATGGGTACTTTTTATCAGGAGACTAAACTATCCACCACCACTGGTATTGCTCCCACTTCCAGTGCCTGCTGTGGGAACCACAAGGACACTGAAACGGGGTCCAACACTGCTCCAGATGCAGCACCACACAAACCTGTCCCTTCTAACTATCCTGGATAACAACCACCATCCTGCAATCACAAAAAACATGCTTGGCTGGCATGACAGCCCTCCTGTTGCTTTAAAGTGACAATGGCTTCAGTTTGTAGTTAATTTGTCAGCTGCATGATCAGAGTTAAGCACATGTTTGGAGGACTTTCAAAGGGTATCCCACAGAAAGGTTTGAAATTATTAGGTACAGGAACAACACTTAAGAACAAGTCTACCTTACTGGATGAATAAATCTTAATGTAACTGCCTTCAGATATAACTATTTTTTGTCCACACTGCATACAGTTAAGATactcccccttctctccccaagATGACACAAGTGATTTATAGTAAGATAGACTGGACTTGAGCCAACTCTTCCTTCCAATTCCATTTCCTTATGCTCTTACAAATAGGGATCGTCTGTTTTTAGCACAGAATTTATTTGCAGGAAACAAATTACAAATCTCTAGACAGTATTGTAAGTCTTCTTCCTCCTCTAACATCAGCTTATGACCTGGTGTTCCAGGTTAACACACAAATTTTCAGTCTCATCTGCACAGCACATATTTAGTAGTAACCTGAGGGCTCTTTATCCTGAAAGTAAAGAATCCTGAATCCAATTTCCTGCACAAAGCACTGCTCTAAAATTACACCTATTCCTTGTCCAAAAGGACTTGAAATTTAAGTAGCAAGGCACAGACATCTAAAGCAATTGTTTGCTACAGTAATAGCAAACCACTGTGTTGTCAcccatttaaaaaacaattccaGATATTaccagaaaacaagaaacagttGGATTATAACAGAGGTTCTCTAAACATAAGAAGCTTGGTGacccaggagcacagcagggactTCAGGTGCCAGATGAGGTCAGAAAGTCCAGCAGATGACCAAACAGACCCCCCAGCAGGAATTCAAAAAACATCTGAGCATAACACCCATCTCTTACCTCTTCCACGTTTATGCTGGATTTTGCACTTGTCTCCAAAAATTTGATTCCATAATCAATTGCTAACTGGAAGAGAGGTTAAAGTGTTTCAGCGGTTTTGAGGTTCCtttgtaaaagaaatgtttcacaTAGATTCCTAACAGAACAGATGCTGCAgcaagctttaaaaacaaaaccaagcactGCTTTTCTCTTGCAATAAGATTAAAGCTACTGAACAATTAGACAAAATATTAGAAGAGGCCACACACCATCATATaaagtcaaaacaaacaaacaaaacccagattGATTTCTCACAAAAAGACTTACTTGGGCTCTAAAAGAACATTAAGGCAGAACCTTTATTGATATGGATTTATGGGCCAGATAATCATACATAATCATGCCCTCAGCTCTGTTACTACCAACTACACAACTTCAGCTGCACACGTGAGAGATTTCACAGGATTCTTACTCACCTGTTTGTTCTGCAGAACAACTAATTACTTAAGCTTTAGTAACAGCACTCATGACAAGAGTAAGTAATTCACCCCCATGGTGAATTGAGTAGAACATGATCAAACTACACACAAAATTTATGTTGAGATCTCAAATACTTCACGCTATAGCAAAGGCCAACATTCTTAGCAGGATCTTGCCTTCAAGACAACAGTACCATGAAGTTTATTTAAACCTGAAAACAGTCAAGTGCTATTCCAagacaaaacccccaaacctggcATCCTGTAAGCTTCTGAAATGACAGATTTGAGACCTGTTATGTCTCATTTGCTTAAAACACACCAGACATCCAGGAGCTAAAATCCTAAGGGAAGTAGGTTTCTGAATGGGGTAAAGTCATCAAATCTTaccttctcccctttttcttttgagactTGTCTTTTTTCATTCATATCACACTTGTTACCCAGGATCATTCTTTCTACATCTGAAGAGGCAtgctgagagaaggaaaaggaaccTCTCAGAAACAAAGTGCATCGtggtttaaaagaaacttttgcGTCCAACTCCTCCaccactattttattttaaagaaattatcgAATGTCAAGGCATTACTGAGAGAGACTGATTTTTGAaacaagcaattaaaatattaaagtagGTTGGAATAAATACTCCTAGATTACATTACAGATCAAATCTGTGCCATGAGCTCTGTACCAGGTTGCACATGTGCACAGGCATTTGGCTATTCTGGAAACAGAACTGTACACACTTTACTTCCAAGTGGTGCTTGGACATCTGGGGGATTTGGTTGGAGTATCATTATGgaatgtatttgtattttttaaatagattatTAGTAAAAGgctctttaaaataataatcactTCAGCAAGAGAACTTCTTTAGCCCAGTCACTCTCGCATGAAATGGCTCACTAATACAGGAATTTTAAGAGCCAAAGAAAATACTACAGAAAAGCCCATGGATTTTatgtttaagaaaaacaaacagtaagaTTCTATTACCCAATTACAGCTTCACTAAAATTACGATTTCTCCTCTAAGTTCAGAAGGACCTATCCCTACCTGGCAGCGTGTCCCATCAAAGAATTTACAATGAGTCAGCAGGAAGGAAGCTCACcccagagcaaaggaaaaactcAAAACTCCCCAATCAGACACACAGAACACAGTGAGAACTGAAATCAGAGATCTCTCTCATCATCTAAGTGACAGGTGGACACCTTGAgatcctgctccttcccattCCTTAGACACACCCAAAGTATAAAAAGGACAGTAAAAGTCATACAGTAAGAGCAGTTTTGAAACACCTTGTGCTTACTTTTCAAACTTCAGTTTTCAACCTTCTATCcttaaatgaacaaaacaatATTTGCCCCGTTAGCAACCACTGCTGCATTCATTGCACAGTAAATTGGCCATAAATGTTGGCTACTATAATGAGAGTGAAAAATTACTCATTATTTGTCCCAGGGAAATTCTAAGATGGAACGAAGCACTTACCTCCTCTATATTTCTTATCCAGTTTTTTATGTTGTCAAAAGACTTTTCATTTGTGATGTCATACACCAGCATAATTCCCtaaataaaattaggaaaatctAGTTAGATGAGCTAGCACTATTGGCTGACTTTTGATCTATGCTGTAGGTTTAATtatatttgcaaagaaattcaACATAAGACTTAATTCACCTATAATCCTTTCTCAAGGCATTATGCCATGGTCGGGAACTTACCCCAAATATTACTACTTAACATCTTTTGCCACTGTTCACACAAAGCAGTAAGACCATgtaacagcagcacagcttgtAATCAGCAAGTTTTAACAGTGCTCCAACATAAAGTATCTCAAATCACAGCATTAAGAGCATTACGAGCACTTGTAGCACAAGTTATTTGACTTCAAGTCATTCCcaatggagaaaaaagtaaCAGTAGCTGTTGCAGGTGATTGTATTTCTAGCCCAGATTTTGCATTCTTTACTGgctgaaggaaaagcaattCAGTGAGACAcacttttaatattaaaataattcattatcCATTTTTCACACACTTCAAATGTTTAAAGGGGTtgactgcattaaaaaaaacccaacaccaaaCCTGTCTGATTAAAGCTTGGCAACTTCATTATAATCTGCTGAAATGTTAATTGTATGAAAAAAGACAATAGGGCTTGAAGTTTCATCACAAAAACAGGCCTAGACAAAGTACCAGCAGgcttaagaaaggaaaaacaaacaaaaaaaaccccaaccaaaccacAAACTTCACTCCCCATATCTCAAGCCACAATTATCCAGTCCTGCAGTTGCAGACTTACAGGATACAACCTTAAGAAGAGCAAACCAGTTCCACCAGTTGTGTTTGGCTACTGTGAGGGGGACACTCACCATGGCTCCTCTGTAGTAGGCCGTGGTGATGGTGCGGAATCTCTCCTGGCCTGCTGTATCCCTGCAGTTCAGGGGGAAAAGGTATTTGGTTTACACTCATCTGGACTCAGAGGTGTCTTTTTAAACAGAGTAACAGTGCTACCCCAGAAATActcacctgctgctgccaggacaCTCAGTCTCTACTCACCCCCCAGGCAGGGAGTGGGAGGTTATCACTCCCCTGTGCCTTGGTGAGTACAACCAGGTACCAAAGTATCAGAGATTACATTTTATTAGGCtgcatattttaatttacagctgtgcagttaatatttttcctccACAGGGAACAGCtaaaagcacatttcagagGACAGCTCTGGACAAAATGGGAAGTTGCTGAAATGCTTGCATGTGAACAGGCCATTTCCTGTGCTCCTGAAGCAGAACCACCCCGAGAGCAAGCCAGAGGAAAGCACAAACCTCATGGACAGTCAATGAATTAAAGGTATGAAACTTCTGGGACTCTGAAGCTCAAAAGCTCTGAAGTATTCTTCTCTAAATGAACACAATATTCACTGCAAACTTAAATTCCTTTGGAATACTTACCATATTTGCAgcttgattttctttccatctAATTCTATTGTTCTGATCTTAAAGTCGATTCCTGCCAGAGAAAGAGATACTCTTCAGTCCTGCAGTTAATGCCAAGGTTTCCTTTTGGCAATTTGGTCAGAGCACACTCAGTCAAAAGAATCATTCTGAAGTCGTCCCCCCTTGCACACCCTGGGGAGtgctcagagcacacagagctTTTCAGCTGCACCCAACACGGCCAGGACAAGTTATTCTGCACAACAAAGCCAGACTAAACTCACCCTCACTACCAGCTGGCCAAGACTATTAGAGAAGATTTGATCTCCAAACCCTTCCACCAATAAGGTCACCAGTTTGAACATGTATTTTTCCCGACCTTTTGAGCAGCCCCTGCAGTCAATTCCCTGTCATTTCCCTGGTACCTCTAAGTTAAAATCCATGGTGACCCCTGAGTTCCTTCTCAAAGCCAGCATCTGCTTCTGAAAACTGATGTTTAATGCAGTCTAATCAGACATCACAGTAAATGGTAAAACAACACAGCAGACAAGTCTTACAGGTAGGTACTGAAGGTGGCTGAAGTACATCATGAATGGGACTTTTTCAAGAACTTAGGATTTTCTAGGAAGCTCTGAAAGGTCTCAATCAAAGGCACCaaattctctccttttcccccttaCACTTCCACATGGTACCAAGGTACCCATCAGTTCTCAGATCAATTTTCAAGACAGATTTTAAACcatgggcaaaaaaaaatttaaaaaaaattaatttagaggGGCTTaataatgtcttttaaaagtttAGAGGAGTGAAATGGATCTATGAATAAAACATAAGATTTCCAACCAGACTAGCCTTTATTAACTACTTTAACTTTTGCATCTCTAAACCTAATAACATAGGTCAAATTGAGGCTATCCAAGTCTCACTATGTGACTGACAGATTTTTGGGCAGCCAACCCCATGTACCCTccaaaataatctgttttgaaACTAATGGCCCATTTTCTCTTCACTGAATCTTAAACAGTTACTTGATATTTAGTTGTAGTTAGATAGGGGTGGGGCTGagttattttgtttatttaatttcttctttcttaagATGCAAATTAACTGACAATTATCAAGAGTAccttaatgggaaaaaatgctgtttctagCTTCAAGTCATCCATCACTTAAACAGGAAGCTAtgggattttttaatatacCACAGTAGAATCTGAATATGAAATATGGACATTCATTACCTATTTGACTTCCCTTCTTCTCACATGCATTATTACTGGTTTAATATACTGAAAATACCAAGTTTCAGCCACTTAATCTTAATGTGCTCTGGATACGTAGTTCAGCTCATTAGTTAGAATACAAATTATGAGAAGAAATATCACATCAGCACTTTAACAGCACATGAAATTAATTGCACTAATTTAAAATGCTATGACTACTGCTCCAATTGCAATTTCCCAAGATTCACTAGTAGATTTACAGCTAAAAAGATCTTCCATTAATTCCCACTTTTCTAAAAATTACGAGAATTATGCATATTTTCTTGAAATCCCTATTATATTGTAACAGAAGTTTGgcaagtttgttttattttacaatggacagaattttccttctcttgtaaAGATTTTTCTCCTAACTAGGTGCAATCACAGCTGCTGAAGTCTCAGGTAATTGTATTGAGGTCTGAAAACAAATAACCTTCGCTCTGAATAGATTTTGTTTTGCCCTCAAAGGTTATAAAGCACAATCAGGGATTTCTCTGCAAAGGGAATTGTACCGTGGCAACAGCaaattaaatcagttttaaaagctCGTTTGTGTCTAGGCCTGAAGCTTCTGTGTAACAACAACCAGGAAAACCAGGTTCAGAGACTACTGTGGTTTAGAGATaattctgcctgtgctgtgaaCTCCTGAagctcagacacagcagcacaagcagtGACAGACTCCTGGAGGGATGGTTTTCCGAGGAGACTCCCAGCTGCAGTGTGAGCTCCCCATGAGCACCAGTCCATGTCTTGCACAGACTGGTTTCTTGCAGTTACTCATTTCCCTTGCACTGCCAAAATGATTTATACAACCATTCCTTTCACCACTTCTAAAACGCAGGATCTCCACAAAATGCATCTTCTCCCATCATAGGATTTCTAGTATGAACTTCACCAGAATTCTTAAAGGTGAATTCCAAAGCTAAAAGAAGAATCTAAAGGGAAAGGCCACAAGTACCTCTGTTATGACACTACCATGTTTAACAAATGCAACTTTTTAGAGGCTAAAATGAACTAGAAACTGATGtttcttttgtgctttcagTTCAGTGTCAGGAAGTGGTGAGCTGCACACATTTGTAGAGCAAGGCTGGCGACGTGCTACCACTTCCTGCCAAGTGCACTTGCACGGCCACGAGCTGGTTACAGCTACATTTACAGCATGTAAAACCCTCCAAAACTACAGCATTTCAGCAGTAATGCTGGACtgaaaatttcctttattaattCTTTTGTACACACTGGGATACAAAAGTTTGAAGTTACTCGAGTCTAATAAAGAGGAGTCCTTTGATTACAAAGGATCACACAGCTTGCAGCTTTAAAATGCAACATGGAATGGAGAAGAAGCCCAGAAACATCTGGATGTCCATCTGAAGCTAAGTTTTagaagctttcagaaaacacacactCAGATTAATTCTTACAGTGCAAATGCTAACaggataattatttttaactgctcAAGTGCAGTTGTCACACAAAGGTGTGACACACTGGTGCCCATCAGTAAACACAGATCAGAGTGACACAGGAGCATTTGCTGCAGGAATCACAAACTTGCAGACTGCAAGGATGAGGTCCAAGTTGCAATCTGTGTATTAGCTAGGACTGTAATTGCTTGTACTTCCCTTGCAGCATGGGGTAAAAGTAGCTGAAGGCTTATCATTCTTCAAAATCCTCTCCAGATCCTGCTGACTATAGGCCAGGGATCCATCCTCACTCCTCACTTTACTGAGGGTATTTTCTTCTACAGCTTCCAATAAAACTCTGTCAAAGAATACACTGGCAGAGAAATCTGCACACCAAAATTCAGTGTCACTAGTGCCACACAAGGACTTCTATGGAAAACCACGGGAGCTGCACGTTGCTGTATTTaccctgcactgctgggcacagccaaGGAAATTCAGGCTGTGCCACTGTTCAGTGCCACACAGCCAAGGGTCAGAGGCCAGGG is a genomic window of Chiroxiphia lanceolata isolate bChiLan1 chromosome 12, bChiLan1.pri, whole genome shotgun sequence containing:
- the RAB8B gene encoding ras-related protein Rab-8B isoform X4, with amino-acid sequence MAKTYDYLFKLLLIGDSGVGKTCLLFRFSEDAFNTTFISTIGIDFKIRTIELDGKKIKLQIWDTAGQERFRTITTAYYRGAMGIMLVYDITNEKSFDNIKNWIRNIEEHASSDVERMILGNKCDMNEKRQVSKEKGEKLAIDYGIKFLETSAKSSINVEEAFFTLARDIMTKLNRKMNDNSSSGAGTIGTN
- the RAB8B gene encoding ras-related protein Rab-8B isoform X3; translation: MAKTYDYLFKLLLIGDSGVGKTCLLFRFSEDAFNTTFISTIGIDFKIRTIELDGKKIKLQIWDTAGQERFRTITTAYYRGAMGIMLVYDITNEKSFDNIKNWIRNIEEHASSDVERMILGNKCDMNEKRQVSKEKGEKLAIDYGIKFLETSAKSSINVEEAFFTLARDIMTKLNRKMNDNSSSGAGVKDVACERE
- the RAB8B gene encoding ras-related protein Rab-8B isoform X1 — encoded protein: MAKTYDYLFKLLLIGDSGVGKTCLLFRFSEDAFNTTFISTIGIDFKIRTIELDGKKIKLQIWDTAGQERFRTITTAYYRGAMGIMLVYDITNEKSFDNIKNWIRNIEEHASSDVERMILGNKCDMNEKRQVSKEKGEKLAIDYGIKFLETSAKSSINVEEAFFTLARDIMTKLNRKMNDNSSSGAGGPVKITENRSKKSSFFRCTLL
- the RAB8B gene encoding ras-related protein Rab-8B isoform X2, translated to MAKTYDYLFKLLLIGDSGVGKTCLLFRFSEDAFNTTFISTIGIDFKIRTIELDGKKIKLQIWDTAGQERFRTITTAYYRGAMGIMLVYDITNEKSFDNIKNWIRNIEEHASSDVERMILGNKCDMNEKRQVSKEKGEKLAIDYGIKFLETSAKSSINVEEAFFTLARDIMTKLNRKMNDNSSSGAEEFNAILLSSAETEEF